CTGCTGAAGGCCTGGCGCCAGCAAATGCCCGACGCCCTGGAGCATGTCCTCGAGCCCGCCGTCCGCGCCGCCTGCGCCTGCGGGCGAACGGACGATGCTCTCGATATGATCGCGCCCTTTCCGGACAACTTTCGCACGCAACTCCTCCGCGCGGAAATCATGCGCGCCCGCGACGACTGCGGCGGCCTGCGCGCGCTGTTGGACGCCATGCGCGACACCCTGCTCGCCGAGACCCGGCGCAAGATCGCGGGCATCGCCCCGGGAGCCGTCGTCGGCTGGGGCCGCGAAGGTGATCGCGACGCCTTTATCCAGGTGCTGGCGGAGGTGGACCCCGGCCTCGATACACGCATACTCACCCAAACCGGACAAGCCATCTGGCCCGACATCGGCGGCTATCCGGACTTCGCCCCGGAAGTCGCGTGGCTCTCGTATGTCTTCGGCGAGATCGCGGCGATGGAAAATGGCGATTCCGGCGCGCGCCAGGCCGATCACGCGCGCACCCTCGGGTATCCCGGCCGCCTGGAGGACCATCTCGAACGCGACGAATACTGGTTCTGGATGCGCGAATCCCAGTTCGCCAAACCCCGGAGCGCCTGATGGAAGATCGCCTCCTCCAACAGGCGGAACAGGCCCTCGTCGCGCACTGGGAAATCGCGCCGCTCGGCGTCTCGCCCTACGATCTCAACCGCCAGCTCCTGCTGGAGGCCCTGGCCGAAAGGATCGGCTACCTCCTGCACCACCGCCACGAAAAGCTCCTCACCGCGCTCTACATTCTCGACATCGGCGAATCCGCCTACAACCGCGCCATGGAGCAGGACACCATGGAAGACCGCGCCTGGGCCCTCGCCGAGGCGGTGTACGACCGCGAGACCGAGAAGATCCGCATGCGCGAAAAATACGCCCGGGAATACCGGCGGGAAGAGCTGGAATAACGGCTGCACCAGCTCTCCAGCGGCCCGCTTGAACCGCCGCCCCTCCTGCGCCCACTATAGTGCCCGGTAAGCATGCTGCAAAGGAGGGTGTCCCCGCCATGTCCCTGTCACGCCGCCAGTTCCTCGGAGCAACCCTGGGCGCCGCCGCGATCACAGCCAGCCCCGCGCACGCGGAACCCACCGGCGGCCCCCCGAACATCGTGTTTCTCTTCTCCGACGACCACAGCGTCCCGGATCTCGGCTGCTATGACAACAGCGCGATCCGCACGCCGAACCTGGACGCCCTCGCGGCAACGGGCCTGCGCCTGGATCGCGCGTATGTCACCAGCCCCCAGTGCAGTCCGAGCCGGGCCAGCATCCTTACCGGGCGAACGCCCCACGCGGTGAATGCCTCGCGATTGCACCAGAACGTCACGCCGGACGTCCCGAACCTCCCCCGCCTCCTGAAACAGGCGGGTTACCACACCGGCGCGCTCCGGAAAGTCCACCAGAACCACATCCAGAAGGACTTCGACTACTACGGGAACCACCGCGCGCCGCTGGAGGAATTCTTCGCGCAGCGCCCGAAGGACCAGCCCTTTTTCCTCTGGTTCGGCTCGACGGATCCCCACCGGGACTACGCGCCGGGCGCGGTGGATCCGCCCCACGACCCCGCAGCCCTCGATGTGCCGGAATTCCTGGCCGACACCCCCGAAACACGCCAGGATCTGGCCCTCTACTATGATGAAATCGGGCGATTCGACCGCGAATGCGGCGAAATCCTCGCGCTCCTCGAAGCAAATGGCCTCCGCGAAAACACGCTCGTCGTCATGTCCGCGGACAACGGCATGCCCTTCCCCCGCGCGAAAGCCACGCTCTACGAGCCCGGTATTCGCGTGCCGCTGATCGCCAACTGGCCGGGCGTCATCGCGCCGGGGCGCACGTCGAGCGCGCTCGTGTCGCTGATGGACCTGACGCGAACCTGGCTTGATGCCGCCGGCGCGCC
The Candidatus Hydrogenedentota bacterium genome window above contains:
- a CDS encoding sulfatase codes for the protein MSLSRRQFLGATLGAAAITASPAHAEPTGGPPNIVFLFSDDHSVPDLGCYDNSAIRTPNLDALAATGLRLDRAYVTSPQCSPSRASILTGRTPHAVNASRLHQNVTPDVPNLPRLLKQAGYHTGALRKVHQNHIQKDFDYYGNHRAPLEEFFAQRPKDQPFFLWFGSTDPHRDYAPGAVDPPHDPAALDVPEFLADTPETRQDLALYYDEIGRFDRECGEILALLEANGLRENTLVVMSADNGMPFPRAKATLYEPGIRVPLIANWPGVIAPGRTSSALVSLMDLTRTWLDAAGAPAPESLEGHSLLPLFRGESESVREMVFSERNWHDNWDPVRCVVTDRYKLIQNYRLDVGCIPSLDLLRSPSFQSIRELAKQDLLDGPLRWYHATSRPPVELYDLEADPGEWNNLAGQPEQRERVEALQKALGNWMNETGDFLPPPAAAYGRDRAETLNGDAIWWE